A genomic segment from Nocardia cyriacigeorgica GUH-2 encodes:
- a CDS encoding peroxiredoxin, protein MPLEVGTLAPDFTLKDQNNQEVSLSDFRGKKNVLVVFFPLAFTGICQGELCKVRDELPKFQNDDAEIIAISVGPPPTHKIWAAEQGYTFPLLSDFWPHGAVAQTYGVFNEKSGYPNRGTFVVDKDGYIRFAEMNAPGEPRDQAAWEKALAALDS, encoded by the coding sequence ATGCCACTCGAGGTAGGCACCCTCGCGCCGGACTTCACGCTGAAGGATCAGAACAACCAGGAAGTCAGCCTGTCGGACTTCCGGGGCAAGAAGAACGTGCTCGTGGTCTTCTTCCCGCTGGCGTTCACCGGCATCTGCCAGGGCGAGCTGTGCAAGGTGCGCGACGAGCTGCCCAAGTTCCAAAACGACGACGCCGAGATCATCGCGATCTCCGTCGGCCCGCCGCCCACCCACAAGATCTGGGCCGCCGAACAGGGCTACACCTTCCCCCTGCTGTCCGATTTCTGGCCGCACGGCGCCGTCGCCCAAACCTACGGCGTGTTCAACGAGAAATCCGGCTACCCCAACCGCGGCACCTTCGTCGTCGACAAGGACGGCTACATCCGTTTCGCGGAAATGAACGCCCCCGGCGAGCCCCGTGACCAGGCAGCTTGGGAGAAAGCGCTCGCCGCGCTAGATTCATAA
- a CDS encoding DUF3052 domain-containing protein yields MVAAADAQNFAQKLGITHGLVVQELGWDEDTNDDLRADVEETIGTELLDEDSDEVIDVVLLWWRDGDGDLVDELMEAIGPLADDGFIWVLTPKTGQPGHVDPSEIAEAAPTAGLTQTSAISLGDWAGSRLVQPKAPSKQR; encoded by the coding sequence GTGGTCGCCGCGGCGGACGCGCAGAATTTCGCTCAGAAGCTTGGCATCACCCACGGCTTGGTCGTCCAGGAGCTGGGCTGGGACGAGGACACCAACGACGACCTTCGGGCCGACGTCGAGGAAACCATCGGAACGGAACTGCTGGACGAGGATTCCGACGAGGTCATCGACGTCGTGCTGCTGTGGTGGCGCGACGGTGACGGCGACCTGGTCGACGAGCTGATGGAGGCGATCGGACCGCTCGCCGACGACGGTTTCATCTGGGTGCTCACCCCCAAGACCGGCCAGCCCGGACATGTCGATCCCAGCGAGATCGCCGAGGCAGCCCCCACCGCGGGACTGACCCAGACCTCGGCGATCAGCCTCGGCGATTGGGCGGGCAGCCGCCTTGTCCAGCCGAAGGCCCCCTCCAAACAGCGCTGA
- the aceE gene encoding pyruvate dehydrogenase (acetyl-transferring), homodimeric type, with product MIREGVASYLPDIDPEETSEWLESFDDMLDREGPGRARYLMLRLLERAGERRVSIPALTSTDYVNTIPTENEPWFPGDEEVERRYRAWIRWNAAIMVHRAQRPGIGVGGHISTYASSAALYEVGFNHFFRGKDHPGGGDSIFIQGHASPGIYARAFLEGRLSTDQMDGFRQEYSHGGPGKGLPSYPHPRLLDNFWEFPTVSMGLGPMNAIYQARFNHYLHDRGIKDTSDQHVWAFLGDGEMDEPESRGLIQVAANEGLDNLTFVINCNLQRLDGPVRGNGKIIQELESFFRGAGWNVIKVIWGREWDALLGADRDGALVNLMNTTPDGDYQTYKANDGAYVRDHFFGRDPRTKALVADLSDQEIWNLKRGGHDYRKVYAAYAAAMAHKGQPTVILAKTIKGYTLGKHFEGRNATHQMKKLTLQDLKDFRDLQRIPISDAELEKDPYLPPYYHPGMEAREIQYMLDRRKALGGFLPERRTSAQPLKLPGDEAYRSVRKGSGKQNVATTMALVRLMKELLRDKEIGKRIVPIIPDEARTFGMDSWFPSLKIYNRNGQLYTSVDAELMLAYKESTVGQILHEGINEAGSTASFTAAGTSYATHGEPMIPLYIFYSMFGFQRTGDGLWAAADQLARGFVLGATAGRTTLTGEGLQHNDGHSLLLASTNPAVVTYDPAFAFEIAHIVRDGLRRMYGGGKPETGPYAMPGTESHLRDEADVFGGENVFYYITLYNEPYQQPAEPDNLDVAGLLKGIYLYKPGAEGDVRAQILVSGVTVPDGVRAQELLAEWGVAADVWSVTSWGELRKEALAKEIAALRAPGSEPAVPYVTEALSRVQGPYIAATDWMRAVPDQVRQWVPGEFVTLGTDGFGFSDTRPAARRVFNVDAESIAVAALEALVRAGKVEQSVLTQAAQRYRIDDVDAAPKPVAGADGETE from the coding sequence GTGATCCGCGAAGGCGTGGCGTCCTACCTGCCCGATATCGATCCCGAGGAGACCAGCGAATGGCTGGAATCCTTCGACGACATGCTCGACCGGGAAGGCCCGGGACGCGCGCGCTATCTGATGCTGCGCCTGCTCGAGCGTGCCGGTGAGCGCCGGGTCTCGATTCCCGCGCTGACCTCCACCGATTACGTCAACACCATCCCCACCGAGAACGAGCCGTGGTTCCCCGGCGACGAGGAAGTGGAGCGCCGCTACCGCGCCTGGATCCGCTGGAACGCCGCGATCATGGTGCATCGCGCGCAGCGTCCCGGTATCGGCGTGGGCGGCCACATCTCGACCTACGCGTCCTCGGCGGCGTTGTACGAGGTCGGCTTCAACCACTTCTTCCGCGGCAAGGACCATCCCGGCGGCGGCGATTCGATCTTCATCCAGGGCCATGCCTCGCCCGGTATCTATGCCCGCGCCTTCCTCGAGGGCCGGCTGTCGACCGATCAGATGGACGGATTCCGCCAGGAATACAGCCACGGCGGTCCCGGCAAGGGCCTGCCGTCCTACCCGCATCCGCGCCTGCTCGACAACTTCTGGGAGTTCCCCACGGTGTCGATGGGCCTGGGCCCGATGAATGCCATCTATCAGGCGCGGTTCAACCACTACCTGCACGATCGCGGGATCAAGGACACCTCCGATCAGCACGTGTGGGCCTTCCTCGGCGACGGTGAGATGGACGAGCCGGAGTCGCGTGGGCTGATCCAGGTGGCGGCCAACGAGGGCCTGGACAATCTGACCTTCGTCATCAACTGCAACCTGCAGCGCCTGGACGGCCCGGTGCGCGGCAACGGCAAGATCATCCAGGAGCTGGAGTCGTTCTTCCGCGGTGCGGGCTGGAACGTCATCAAGGTGATCTGGGGCCGGGAGTGGGATGCGCTGCTGGGCGCCGACCGCGACGGCGCGCTGGTGAACTTGATGAACACCACCCCCGACGGCGACTACCAGACCTACAAGGCCAACGACGGCGCCTACGTGCGCGATCACTTCTTCGGCCGCGACCCGCGCACCAAGGCACTGGTGGCGGATCTGTCCGATCAGGAGATCTGGAACCTCAAGCGCGGCGGTCACGACTACCGCAAGGTCTATGCCGCTTACGCCGCGGCGATGGCGCACAAGGGTCAGCCGACGGTGATCCTGGCCAAGACCATCAAGGGCTACACCCTCGGCAAGCACTTCGAGGGCCGCAACGCCACCCATCAGATGAAGAAGCTGACGTTGCAGGACCTCAAGGACTTCCGCGACCTGCAGCGCATCCCGATCAGCGATGCCGAGCTGGAGAAGGATCCGTACCTGCCGCCGTACTACCACCCGGGTATGGAGGCGCGCGAGATCCAGTACATGCTCGACCGGCGCAAGGCGCTCGGTGGGTTCCTGCCGGAGCGGCGTACCTCGGCGCAGCCGCTGAAGCTGCCCGGTGATGAGGCCTACCGTTCGGTGCGCAAGGGTTCCGGCAAGCAGAACGTGGCCACCACGATGGCGTTGGTGCGGCTGATGAAGGAACTGTTGCGGGACAAGGAGATCGGCAAGCGGATCGTGCCGATCATCCCGGACGAGGCCCGCACCTTCGGCATGGACTCGTGGTTCCCGTCGCTGAAGATCTACAACCGCAACGGCCAGCTCTACACCTCGGTCGACGCGGAACTGATGCTCGCCTACAAGGAGAGCACGGTCGGCCAGATCCTGCACGAGGGCATCAACGAGGCCGGTTCGACCGCGTCGTTCACCGCGGCGGGCACCTCCTACGCCACCCACGGCGAGCCGATGATCCCGCTCTACATCTTCTATTCGATGTTCGGGTTCCAGCGCACCGGTGACGGCTTGTGGGCCGCGGCCGATCAGCTGGCGCGTGGATTCGTGCTCGGCGCCACCGCCGGTCGCACCACGCTCACCGGCGAGGGTCTGCAACACAACGACGGCCACTCGCTGCTGCTGGCTTCCACGAATCCCGCGGTGGTCACCTACGATCCGGCGTTCGCCTTCGAGATCGCTCATATCGTGCGCGACGGCTTGCGCCGGATGTACGGCGGCGGGAAGCCGGAAACGGGTCCGTACGCGATGCCGGGTACCGAGTCGCACCTGCGCGATGAGGCCGATGTGTTCGGCGGCGAGAACGTCTTCTACTACATCACCCTGTACAACGAGCCGTACCAGCAGCCGGCCGAGCCGGACAACCTGGATGTGGCGGGTCTGCTCAAGGGCATCTACCTGTACAAGCCGGGTGCCGAAGGCGATGTGCGCGCCCAGATCCTGGTTTCGGGTGTTACCGTGCCCGACGGTGTGCGCGCCCAGGAGCTGCTCGCCGAATGGGGTGTGGCGGCCGATGTGTGGTCGGTGACCTCGTGGGGTGAGCTGCGCAAGGAGGCGCTGGCCAAGGAGATCGCTGCGCTGCGGGCGCCTGGCAGCGAGCCGGCGGTGCCGTATGTCACCGAGGCGCTCTCGCGGGTCCAGGGTCCCTACATCGCCGCGACCGACTGGATGCGGGCGGTGCCCGATCAGGTGCGGCAGTGGGTGCCCGGTGAGTTCGTCACCCTCGGCACCGACGGTTTCGGCTTCTCCGACACCCGTCCGGCCGCGCGCCGGGTGTTCAATGTCGACGCCGAATCCATCGCCGTGGCGGCGCTGGAGGCGCTGGTGCGGGCGGGCAAGGTCGAACAGTCCGTGCTCACCCAGGCCGCCCAGCGCTACCGCATCGACGACGTGGACGCCGCGCCGAAGCCGGTGGCGGGCGCGGACGGGGAAACCGAATAG
- a CDS encoding PucR family transcriptional regulator produces the protein MSDGSSEHEVYLPTGALSPNRQTRDPLPDTLLKRVKQFSGRLSTEAVGSMQDRLPFFADLDAAQRAGVQMLVQTAVVNFLEWLQDPDSDIRFSLDAFQVIPQDLARRLTLRQTVDMVRVAMEFFEQWLPALARNDRQLVALTEAVLRYGRELGFAAASVYASAAESRGAWDTRLEALVVDAVVRGDTGPDMLSRAATLNWDATAPATVLVGTPPRDQGVSVVGGVHTIAARHGRAALAVVQGSRLVMVVSGHLDETAQVSSFLSDLLNEVFSDGPVVIGPTTRTLGAAHASAVEALAGMEAVIGWRGAPRPVHASELLPERALLGDRAAIEALNEYLVLPLAAAGSALADTLDAYLDCGGAVETCARQLYVHPNTVRYRLKRIGEITGRDPLNPRDAYVLRIAATVGRLTRTRNESSTPAPEATYVSTDGDGL, from the coding sequence ATCTCCGACGGCTCCTCCGAGCACGAGGTGTATCTGCCGACCGGCGCGCTCTCACCGAACCGGCAGACCCGCGACCCGCTCCCGGACACGCTGCTCAAACGCGTGAAGCAGTTCTCGGGGCGACTGTCCACCGAGGCCGTCGGGTCGATGCAGGACAGGTTGCCGTTCTTCGCCGATCTGGACGCCGCGCAACGCGCCGGCGTCCAGATGCTGGTGCAGACCGCGGTGGTGAACTTCCTGGAGTGGTTGCAGGATCCCGACAGCGATATCCGGTTCAGCCTGGACGCCTTCCAGGTGATTCCGCAGGATCTGGCGCGGCGGCTGACGCTGCGCCAGACCGTGGACATGGTCCGGGTGGCCATGGAGTTCTTCGAACAGTGGCTGCCCGCGCTGGCGCGCAACGACCGGCAGCTGGTGGCGCTCACCGAGGCGGTGCTGCGATACGGGCGTGAGCTCGGGTTCGCGGCCGCCTCGGTGTATGCCAGCGCGGCCGAATCCCGGGGCGCCTGGGATACCCGGCTCGAGGCGCTGGTCGTCGACGCCGTGGTGCGCGGGGATACCGGCCCGGACATGCTCTCCCGGGCCGCCACCCTCAACTGGGACGCCACCGCGCCGGCCACCGTGCTGGTCGGCACCCCGCCCAGGGATCAGGGCGTCTCGGTGGTCGGCGGGGTGCACACCATCGCCGCCCGGCACGGACGTGCGGCGCTGGCGGTGGTGCAGGGCTCGCGGCTGGTGATGGTGGTCAGCGGCCATCTCGACGAGACCGCCCAGGTGTCGTCGTTTCTGTCGGACCTGCTCAACGAGGTGTTCTCGGACGGCCCGGTGGTGATCGGCCCGACCACCCGCACCCTGGGCGCCGCGCACGCCAGCGCGGTCGAGGCACTGGCCGGTATGGAAGCGGTGATCGGGTGGCGGGGCGCCCCGCGACCGGTGCATGCGTCGGAATTGCTGCCCGAACGAGCCCTGCTGGGGGACCGAGCTGCGATCGAGGCGCTGAACGAGTATCTTGTCCTTCCGTTGGCCGCGGCGGGATCGGCGCTGGCGGACACTCTCGATGCCTATCTGGATTGTGGTGGCGCGGTCGAGACGTGTGCCCGTCAGCTGTACGTCCATCCAAATACCGTTCGCTACCGCCTCAAACGAATCGGTGAGATCACCGGGCGCGATCCGCTCAATCCGCGGGATGCGTACGTGCTCCGGATTGCCGCCACAGTAGGTCGTTTGACACGAACTCGTAACGAATCGTCAACACCAGCACCTGAGGCCACTTACGTCTCGACCGATGGAGATGGGTTGTAA
- a CDS encoding ACP S-malonyltransferase encodes MIALFAPGQGSQTPGMLAPWLDLPGAHDRLALWSKASGLDLVRLGTTATAEEITDTAVTQPLVVAAALLAFAEIDTDSLPADTIVAGHSVGELAAAAVAGVISADDAVTLAAIRGAEMAKACALEPTGMSAVLGGDEAAVLERLAELDLVPANRNAVGQIVAAGALDALAELAANPPEKARVRALPVAGAFHTAYMAPAQDAVTAAVAKIAPNEPTRTLLSNFDGKPVASGQDAVDKLAAQVTRPVRWDLCTETVRQASVSAVVELPPAGTLVGIAKRELKGTPNLALKTPADLPTLAELTSSG; translated from the coding sequence GTGATCGCGTTGTTCGCCCCTGGACAGGGCTCCCAGACACCCGGCATGCTCGCGCCTTGGCTCGACCTCCCCGGCGCGCATGACCGTCTCGCGCTGTGGTCGAAGGCCTCCGGTCTGGACCTGGTTCGTCTCGGCACCACCGCGACGGCCGAAGAGATCACCGACACCGCGGTGACCCAGCCGCTGGTCGTCGCCGCCGCGCTACTCGCTTTCGCCGAAATCGACACCGATTCGCTGCCGGCCGATACCATCGTCGCCGGACACTCGGTCGGCGAACTCGCCGCCGCCGCCGTCGCCGGAGTCATCTCCGCCGACGACGCGGTCACCCTGGCCGCCATCCGCGGTGCGGAAATGGCCAAGGCGTGCGCGCTCGAACCGACCGGAATGTCCGCCGTGCTCGGTGGCGACGAAGCCGCCGTGCTCGAACGGCTCGCGGAACTCGACCTCGTCCCGGCCAACCGCAACGCGGTGGGCCAGATCGTAGCCGCGGGCGCTCTGGACGCTCTCGCCGAGCTCGCCGCGAACCCGCCGGAAAAGGCCCGGGTCCGCGCGCTGCCCGTCGCGGGCGCGTTCCACACCGCGTACATGGCTCCGGCCCAGGACGCGGTCACCGCAGCTGTGGCAAAGATCGCGCCGAACGAGCCGACCCGGACCCTGCTGTCGAACTTCGACGGCAAGCCGGTCGCCTCGGGCCAGGATGCGGTCGATAAGCTCGCCGCGCAGGTCACCCGGCCCGTCCGGTGGGACCTGTGCACCGAAACGGTCCGGCAGGCCAGCGTTTCGGCGGTGGTGGAATTGCCGCCGGCGGGCACTCTCGTCGGAATTGCGAAACGGGAACTGAAGGGCACGCCGAATCTCGCCCTGAAGACCCCCGCCGACCTCCCCACCTTGGCCGAGCTCACCAGCTCCGGCTAG
- the acpM gene encoding meromycolate extension acyl carrier protein AcpM, whose translation MAALTQEQIVEELGKIIEEVTGIEPSEVTIEKSFVDDLDIDSLSMVEIAVQTEDKYGVKIPDEDLASLKTVGDAVSYIQKLEAENADAAAELKAKFDNAE comes from the coding sequence GTGGCCGCTCTGACCCAGGAACAAATCGTCGAGGAACTCGGCAAGATCATCGAAGAGGTGACCGGTATCGAGCCCTCCGAGGTGACGATCGAGAAGTCCTTCGTCGATGACCTGGACATCGACTCGCTGTCCATGGTCGAGATCGCAGTGCAGACCGAGGACAAGTACGGCGTGAAGATCCCGGACGAGGATCTGGCCAGCCTGAAGACGGTCGGCGACGCCGTCTCCTACATCCAGAAGCTCGAGGCGGAGAACGCTGACGCCGCCGCGGAGCTCAAGGCCAAGTTCGACAACGCCGAGTAG
- a CDS encoding KasA/KasB family beta-ketoacyl-ACP synthase, with the protein MTTPSTLNGNFPNVVVTSLAATTSIAGDVDATWKGLLNGESGIDVLEDSFVEEYDLPVRIGGHLKVSPDTLLSRVEIRRMAYVERLATVLGREVWRNAGSPEVDPDRLGVAIGTGIGGGDALIDSVDKLKNGGYRKISPLAVQMVMPNGPSAVVGLELKARAGVVTPVSACSSGSEAIANAWRMIAMGDADIVVTGGVEGYIDSVPIAAFSMMRAMSTRNDDPKGASRPFDKDRDGFVFGEAGALMVIETEEHAKARGATIHARLLGAGITSDGFHLVAPDPEGTGAARAMTRAMQTAGLSAKDITHINAHATATPIGDTAEAKAINKAVGNHASVYAPKSALGHSIGAVGALESVLTVLSIRDGIVPPTLNLENQDPEIDLDVVKGEARRQEIEYAINNSFGFGGHNVALAFGRA; encoded by the coding sequence GTGACCACTCCTTCCACCTTGAACGGGAACTTCCCCAACGTCGTCGTTACGAGCCTGGCGGCGACCACGTCGATCGCGGGCGACGTCGATGCGACGTGGAAGGGACTCCTCAACGGCGAGAGCGGCATCGACGTTCTCGAGGATTCCTTCGTCGAGGAATACGACCTTCCGGTCCGCATCGGCGGTCACCTGAAGGTTTCGCCGGACACCCTGCTCAGCCGGGTCGAGATCCGGCGCATGGCCTACGTCGAGCGGCTCGCGACCGTGCTCGGTCGCGAGGTCTGGCGCAACGCGGGCAGCCCCGAGGTCGATCCCGACCGGCTGGGTGTGGCCATCGGCACCGGGATCGGTGGCGGTGACGCGCTCATCGATTCGGTGGACAAGCTGAAGAACGGTGGCTATCGCAAGATCTCGCCGCTGGCTGTTCAGATGGTCATGCCGAACGGCCCGTCGGCCGTCGTCGGTCTCGAGCTGAAGGCCAGGGCGGGAGTGGTCACTCCGGTCTCGGCGTGCTCGTCGGGTTCGGAAGCCATCGCCAACGCGTGGCGGATGATCGCCATGGGCGATGCCGACATCGTCGTCACCGGTGGTGTCGAGGGCTACATCGACTCGGTGCCGATCGCCGCGTTCTCCATGATGCGTGCGATGAGCACCCGCAACGACGATCCGAAGGGCGCCTCGCGTCCCTTCGACAAGGATCGCGACGGGTTCGTCTTCGGTGAGGCCGGTGCGCTCATGGTCATCGAGACCGAAGAGCACGCCAAGGCGCGTGGGGCCACCATCCACGCTCGCCTGCTCGGCGCGGGCATCACCTCCGACGGCTTCCACCTGGTCGCGCCCGACCCCGAGGGCACCGGCGCCGCGCGCGCCATGACCAGGGCGATGCAGACCGCGGGTCTGTCCGCCAAGGACATCACCCACATCAACGCCCACGCGACTGCCACCCCGATCGGTGACACCGCGGAGGCGAAGGCCATCAACAAGGCCGTGGGCAACCACGCCTCGGTGTATGCGCCGAAATCAGCACTGGGTCACTCGATCGGCGCCGTCGGTGCCCTCGAGTCCGTGCTCACCGTACTCAGCATCCGGGACGGCATCGTCCCGCCGACGCTGAACCTGGAGAACCAGGATCCCGAGATCGACCTCGACGTGGTGAAGGGCGAAGCCCGCCGCCAGGAGATCGAGTACGCGATCAACAACTCCTTCGGTTTCGGTGGGCACAATGTCGCGCTCGCCTTCGGCCGGGCCTGA
- a CDS encoding acyl-CoA carboxylase subunit beta has product MTILAPAYQQDTATDPRDPLGRLQRFFDPGTILPLHPRDKSGVLAAIGEVDGVRTVAYCSDATVMGGAMGVEGCKHIVDAIDTAIDSGIPVVGLWHSGGARLAEGVEALHAVGLVFEAMVRASGLVPQISVVLGFAAGGAAYGPALTDIVIMAPEGRVFVTGPDVVRSVTGEQVDMATLGGPETHGKKSGVTHIVADDEADALHRARRLVSMFAEQGEFDLVAAEHGNVDLKAMLPESAKRAYDVKPLVHELLDNVDGESSFEELQGGYARSMVTGLGRLGGRTVGVLANNPLRLGGCLNSESAEKAARFVRLCDAFGIPLVVITDVPGYLPGVSQEWEGVVRRGAKLLHAFAEARVPRVTLVTRKIYGGAYIAMNARALGATAVYAWPGSEVAVMGAKAAVGILHKKALAAAPEEEREALHERLTAEHEAIAGGVERALAIGVVDEVIDPAKTRSIIAAALAAAPARKSHHKNIPL; this is encoded by the coding sequence ATGACTATCTTGGCACCCGCGTATCAGCAGGACACCGCCACAGATCCGCGTGATCCGCTGGGCCGGCTCCAGCGATTCTTCGATCCCGGCACCATTCTTCCCCTCCATCCGCGCGACAAGTCCGGCGTGCTGGCGGCGATCGGTGAGGTCGACGGTGTGCGCACCGTGGCCTACTGCTCGGATGCCACCGTTATGGGTGGCGCGATGGGTGTCGAGGGCTGCAAGCACATCGTCGACGCCATCGACACCGCCATCGACTCCGGGATCCCGGTGGTGGGCCTGTGGCATTCCGGTGGCGCCCGGCTGGCCGAGGGTGTCGAGGCCCTGCACGCGGTCGGCCTGGTGTTCGAGGCCATGGTCCGTGCCTCCGGTCTCGTGCCGCAGATCTCGGTGGTGCTCGGATTCGCCGCTGGTGGCGCCGCCTACGGGCCGGCGCTGACCGACATCGTGATCATGGCGCCGGAGGGCCGGGTCTTCGTGACCGGTCCGGACGTGGTGCGCAGCGTCACCGGTGAGCAGGTCGACATGGCCACCCTGGGCGGCCCGGAGACCCACGGCAAGAAGTCCGGTGTCACCCACATCGTCGCCGACGACGAGGCCGACGCCCTGCACCGCGCCCGCAGGCTGGTGTCGATGTTCGCCGAACAGGGCGAATTCGATCTGGTCGCGGCCGAGCACGGCAATGTGGACCTCAAGGCGATGCTGCCGGAGTCGGCCAAGCGGGCCTACGACGTCAAGCCGCTGGTGCACGAGCTGCTCGACAATGTCGACGGCGAATCCAGCTTCGAGGAATTGCAGGGCGGCTACGCGCGCTCGATGGTGACCGGTCTGGGCCGCCTCGGCGGGCGCACCGTCGGTGTGCTGGCCAACAATCCGCTGCGGTTGGGTGGTTGCCTGAACTCCGAGAGCGCCGAGAAGGCGGCCCGGTTCGTGCGGTTGTGCGATGCGTTCGGGATCCCGCTGGTCGTCATCACCGATGTTCCCGGCTACCTGCCCGGCGTCAGCCAGGAGTGGGAGGGCGTGGTGCGCCGCGGCGCCAAACTGCTGCACGCCTTCGCCGAGGCCCGCGTCCCGCGCGTCACCCTGGTGACCCGCAAGATCTACGGCGGCGCCTACATCGCCATGAACGCCCGCGCGCTCGGCGCGACCGCCGTGTACGCATGGCCGGGCTCCGAGGTGGCCGTGATGGGCGCCAAGGCCGCGGTCGGCATTCTGCACAAGAAGGCCCTGGCCGCCGCGCCGGAGGAGGAGCGCGAGGCGCTGCACGAACGGCTGACCGCCGAGCACGAGGCCATCGCCGGTGGTGTGGAGCGTGCGCTGGCGATCGGTGTGGTGGACGAGGTGATCGACCCGGCCAAGACCCGCAGCATCATCGCCGCCGCGCTGGCCGCCGCGCCGGCGCGCAAGAGCCATCACAAGAACATTCCGCTGTGA
- a CDS encoding TetR/AcrR family transcriptional regulator, producing the protein MPTVPPILQRILDKPAADSEKLLESALSAFLDFGIKRTSMGEIARRAGISPATLYRRFESKNDLVEAVSVREAQRFVADIDARVRTVEGTENQLVEIFVAFIAAIARNELLRRLLRTEPELILPRLTTEAGPVLAVGRGYLAGKLRELRDADADADFDADLVAEIMARLAQSLALTPDGLIPLDDEDAARAFSRRTLLPMIGVRPSS; encoded by the coding sequence ATGCCGACCGTCCCGCCCATCTTGCAGCGCATACTCGACAAGCCGGCCGCCGACAGCGAAAAGCTGCTGGAGAGCGCGCTGTCGGCGTTCCTGGATTTCGGGATCAAGCGCACCAGCATGGGTGAGATCGCCCGTCGCGCCGGGATCAGCCCCGCCACCCTCTACCGCCGTTTCGAATCGAAGAACGATCTGGTCGAAGCGGTGAGTGTGCGTGAGGCGCAACGCTTCGTCGCCGATATCGACGCCCGCGTGCGCACCGTCGAGGGCACCGAGAACCAGCTGGTGGAGATCTTCGTCGCCTTCATCGCCGCCATCGCCCGCAACGAACTACTCCGCCGACTGTTGCGCACCGAACCGGAACTGATCCTGCCCCGGCTCACCACCGAGGCCGGCCCGGTCCTGGCCGTCGGCCGCGGCTATCTGGCCGGCAAGCTCCGCGAACTGCGCGATGCCGACGCCGACGCCGATTTCGACGCCGACCTGGTCGCCGAGATCATGGCGCGACTGGCCCAGTCCCTCGCCCTGACCCCCGACGGGCTCATCCCCCTCGACGACGAAGACGCCGCCCGCGCATTCTCCCGCCGCACCCTGCTGCCCATGATCGGCGTCCGCCCGAGCAGCTGA
- a CDS encoding gamma carbonic anhydrase family protein, giving the protein MRIEIDGIAPEVDETAFIAVNATLIGRVRIAAEASIWYNAVLRGDGEQITIGERSNIQDGCAVHTDPGFPVVVGSGVSVGHNAILHGCTVEDDVLIGMGATVLNGAVIGAGSLIAANALIPEGAQIPPGSLVAGVPGKVRRELTEDQQNGIRLNALAYLHHTGTHRNAKVL; this is encoded by the coding sequence ATGAGGATTGAAATCGACGGGATCGCCCCCGAGGTCGACGAAACCGCCTTCATCGCGGTGAACGCCACGCTGATCGGCCGCGTCCGCATCGCGGCCGAAGCCAGCATCTGGTACAACGCGGTGCTGCGCGGCGACGGCGAGCAGATCACCATCGGCGAGCGCAGCAATATCCAGGACGGTTGCGCGGTGCACACCGATCCCGGTTTCCCGGTGGTCGTCGGCAGCGGAGTTTCGGTGGGGCACAACGCGATCCTGCACGGCTGCACCGTGGAAGACGACGTCCTGATCGGCATGGGTGCCACGGTGCTCAACGGCGCCGTCATCGGGGCGGGCAGCCTGATCGCGGCCAATGCGCTGATCCCCGAGGGCGCGCAGATTCCGCCGGGTTCGCTGGTCGCCGGCGTGCCGGGCAAGGTGCGGCGCGAGCTGACCGAAGATCAGCAGAATGGCATTCGCCTGAATGCGCTCGCCTACCTGCACCACACTGGGACGCACCGCAACGCCAAGGTGCTGTGA